The following nucleotide sequence is from Anopheles stephensi strain Indian chromosome 3, UCI_ANSTEP_V1.0, whole genome shotgun sequence.
AGCGAACGTGTCCTTCCCTGAGCGGGGTCGTAAATAGCGTTCTTTGTTAGCATCGTACAGTGTGACTCGGTCCTGTGCTCCCGGACGACGCGCTGCGGCCGGGGGGCGGGCTAAGGGTCCGACCCGGCTGTCCCATCCGGACGATGGATAGCAATAAGAACAAGGAGTGCTGCTACAGCAACGGAGGCCGTTGCGCTAGTGGCGGTGGCCTCACGGTGGTCATCGGGACGGACTGCATCTCCAAGGCAGTGTCTGCGGCAAAGTATCAGAATcagttcaacaacaacaatctaaTCGAGCAGGAAAATCTTATGCCTCCGGTGCATGATCGAGTGTCCGGCATGGTGCAGGACGACAGCTCGACCTCGACGTTGCCCAAGGAGAACGGCGTGGTAGCGTCCAACGAGTCGCCGGTGAAAGATAAAGTTCTGGCGGAAAATGGTAAGAACGTGCTCTAGGCGGTGTTCTAGCTGGAGGAGCTTCCTGTCGCCTTTATTATTATAACACATAGAGTATTTAATAAGGAACTTCATTAAACTAAGCTTACGTTTCCAACTTACAGGATCGTCCCGTCACATCACGTCCATTTTTAACCAAACATCCACACCAATCGTCTCTGCTGGCAGTGACATTCCATCCGAACGATTGCTCCCGAGCCTTCAATCATCCGTTGACTTTTTTATCACGAGCACTAACAACGTCCCTAGTAGCTTTAATCCAACCACCAACGGAACCGGTACGGACCATCTACGAACTACCCTGTCCAGTGCGCACGACAGCAATGGGTTCGGTCAACCCGCTATAGAGCTTGCTTCGAATGGTACCGGTGAACTTCCGGATGAAACTAGCCGAGCGTCGGCAGCAGAGCGCCCGGTAAAATTGAACGACGATGCCTGTCCACCGGATGAGGGCGACTTTTCCGACAACAATTCCCTCGGCAATCTGTCGTACGCGAGCGAGAATGGTTTGATCGAGGAAATCATTCTACTACCGAACAACGTCTACTCCGACGACGATAATGCGTCCACGTCAGACGATTGCATCTATGCGTACCGTGGCGGTGAACCGGACGGTGCGGCAGGCCAGCTGTTAGACCTGCAGGGCGACTTACCGCCCGATGACGAGACCGATTTCCTCGAGATGGATTTTGATCCGGAACCAAGCTCGGAGATGGAAAATTTTAACAGACAGTCAGATTTTATGCTCGGCTTGGACGAGGATAAGTTTGCGGGTGTGGCAAGGCCAGCACTGgaagggcagcagcaggaagaaaACGTAGGGAATGGTTCTCGATCGCGGATTGCGTCGCCTACGGTACCGTCGCATAGTTCGGCACCGCACGACCCATCGGGACCACTGGACAGGGAAGGCGAAACAGCACAAAAGGGAAACGACACGGGTTTACATCATGTGCCGGAAATGAATGATGGTCGTTCGCTGGTTCCGTCTGTTCCGGTATTGGCGGCATCGTTAGCAGAGGATGGTAACGATCAGCGGGAGCAAAAAGCGGATAGCACGAAGGGCGATAGCAGCATCAGCGATCAAATCGTGAACCGGCCAGAAGCTCATAAAACGGGTGCCATTCCAAAAAGCTTGCCCTTGCTGTTGGCAGACTGTTCTTCTACACCGACGGAACGCGGCGGTTTATCGGTGAACGCAAAAACCCTTCGGCTAGAGCATTCTCTACACCCGGACGAGCCGGATGCGAGGGACGCACGCCGTTACGCACCGGGTTCTCCTTTCTACCACAAAGCAGCCGAGTTTGGGGCGGGCCGGCAGCGACCGAACGGGTTCGATGAGTGCGCAGAAGAGTTGCACTGTTTGGACTGTGCGGAGCAAGAGTTCCTGATGCGAACGAAGCAAGACCCCAGCAGGCAACGGTACTGCAATGCTTGTAAAGCGGCAAAACAAGAGGGCAAGGGCCGATCTGCAGCGCGATCGTACGAGCGAGATAGCGGCAGAAGGGTAGAAGGGCTCTTTACGGGTGCCGGCACCAACCAGCCGACAGTAGACGACGAGCTGTGGGATCAGCGTGCGGAACAGATTGTGTATGAAGCGCTGCATAAAATCAACACCCTGAAGGAAATGCCACCCACCGGAGGGTTGGTGTCGAGAGCGCGTCCATATCAAAGCC
It contains:
- the LOC118511745 gene encoding uncharacterized protein LOC118511745, with the protein product MDSNKNKECCYSNGGRCASGGGLTVVIGTDCISKAVSAAKYQNQFNNNNLIEQENLMPPVHDRVSGMVQDDSSTSTLPKENGVVASNESPVKDKVLAENGSSRHITSIFNQTSTPIVSAGSDIPSERLLPSLQSSVDFFITSTNNVPSSFNPTTNGTGTDHLRTTLSSAHDSNGFGQPAIELASNGTGELPDETSRASAAERPVKLNDDACPPDEGDFSDNNSLGNLSYASENGLIEEIILLPNNVYSDDDNASTSDDCIYAYRGGEPDGAAGQLLDLQGDLPPDDETDFLEMDFDPEPSSEMENFNRQSDFMLGLDEDKFAGVARPALEGQQQEENVGNGSRSRIASPTVPSHSSAPHDPSGPLDREGETAQKGNDTGLHHVPEMNDGRSLVPSVPVLAASLAEDGNDQREQKADSTKGDSSISDQIVNRPEAHKTGAIPKSLPLLLADCSSTPTERGGLSVNAKTLRLEHSLHPDEPDARDARRYAPGSPFYHKAAEFGAGRQRPNGFDECAEELHCLDCAEQEFLMRTKQDPSRQRYCNACKAAKQEGKGRSAARSYERDSGRRVEGLFTGAGTNQPTVDDELWDQRAEQIVYEALHKINTLKEMPPTGGLVSRARPYQSQGSVPCVPAQREMPEQVTPDNDWCGQQVPHVRAKQTQREQSVTIYTFNCSLMTIMDSLTSFGLTPNEEVLRQYFYDQYEVDTSKMTIPQYLLHMSKRDCNYRKLIDAIQSSCDDELLDIQYYPLHPFSDMPETVEICASEIAKRWTANTNLRQIIHFKHKHFHTLNVLGKIVNILRQPSRGRHTNHMISIPQYYKSGILQIKRTGGW